In Aeromicrobium sp. A1-2, the DNA window CCCGACCGACGAGCCCGACGAGCCCGACGAGACCATGATTGATCCTGCGCTGACGGTCCCCGAGCCACAGCCACAGCCACAGCCACAGCCCGCCTACACGCCGATCTCGTTGGTCGAACCGGATGCACCATCGGAGACCCCGGAGATAGCCGATCCCCCTGCTGCGATCGAGACGAGCTCGGTCCGACAGGCCGTTCAGGTGCAGGGCATCGTCTGCTCCCGAGGGCATTTCACTCGGCACGATGCGAGGTTCTGCTCGCAGTGCGGCATCTCGATGGTGCATCAGACACACAACCTGGTGATGGGTGACCGACCACCGTTGGGAGTTCTCGTGACCGATGACGGCTCGGTGTTCCCCTTGAGCTGCGACTACGTCATCGGACGCGAACCCGAGACCTCGGACGCGGTCGTCTCCCGACAGGCCAACCCCTTACCCCTCGACGACGAGGGCGGATCCATGTCACGGATCCACGCCCGGATCCTGCTCGACGGCTGGGAGGTGCGGGTCGTCGACGCGAACTCTGCCAACGGATCCTTTTTGACCACCGCGTCGGGTCCGGACTGGATCAGGCTCGAGCCCGGCGTGCCCTGCACGATCGCGCCGGGGACGCAGCTGTCGATGGGTGGCCGCACCCTGACGTTCGAGTCGCACCAGCGACTCTAGGCGGGCTCACTTCTTGGTCAGCTCGTAGTTCGTTGTCCTCTTGATCGGCTTCGTCTTGTCACAATTGACGTAGTCCGAGAAGGTCTTGACGAGCGTGCTGGTTCCCGCCAACTCCGTTGGCGGCGTGGCTGAGGTCGATGAGGTCCACGGCGAGTATGTGTTGACGAACTCGGCGTGGACCGAGCTGCCCGGTATTTCCTCACCCGTCGCGTAGGCGATGCATTTCTCCTCGGCAGACTCAGTCTTGGAGGCGATCTGCAAAGCCGCACCGTCCCACGTGTACCCGAACGTGTTTCCCGAGCTGGATGTGATGGATCCCGCGCAGGTCAGGGCGGCGCAGTCCGAGGCGAACGTCCACGTCACCGTGCTCGTGTCGCCTGCCTTCTCGCCGCTGAACTTTGTCGTCACGATCGTCGACTTCAGGCTCCAGGCTCCATCAGGGGCCGCGTCGGCGAAGGCCTTTTCCGCGGCCTCCTTCTTGTCCTCGATGGCCTTGGCCTTGGCAAGAGCGGCGGCGGCCTGCTCTTTGACCTTGTTCTCCCGCCGCTGGTCGGCGATGGCGCTTCCCGCGAAGACAACGCCCGCCACCACGACGGCAGCGGCGACTGCCGCGGCCACTCCCTGCGCACGGCCGAGGCCCAAGAACTTGCGACCGGAGCTCGTGGCGACCTTGGTGGCAGCCGTGGCCGCGTGGGACCCGGCCGTCGTCGCAGTGACCGGGTTGGACACCGCAGCAGCCGTGTCGATGATCGTGGTCGCTGCC includes these proteins:
- a CDS encoding FHA domain-containing protein, whose product is MDWQIFRVCVSPGDAVVVREGAAVVVAHPIGDSHEGFLDELMAVLHEDAQQLKPAAGGTLRHVAALVTQSDSEAVPSLGLLTAIDGDIVALLVGRMRLRITRSGEVEEWSGHDATTYVERRVRGEFDQLMMAVTPDDIVPDLRSNLHGGVVRGSGVLLIPAGRSIPTDEPDEPDETMIDPALTVPEPQPQPQPQPAYTPISLVEPDAPSETPEIADPPAAIETSSVRQAVQVQGIVCSRGHFTRHDARFCSQCGISMVHQTHNLVMGDRPPLGVLVTDDGSVFPLSCDYVIGREPETSDAVVSRQANPLPLDDEGGSMSRIHARILLDGWEVRVVDANSANGSFLTTASGPDWIRLEPGVPCTIAPGTQLSMGGRTLTFESHQRL